Proteins from a single region of Cytophagaceae bacterium:
- a CDS encoding amidohydrolase, whose translation MIPNLNVSLVQSDLYWENTDANLSHFEEILEKIPAETDLVIFPEMFNTGFSMEVSEPMNFSTHKWMKNMASKHQSHILGSLAVKEGDAKYNRALLVNPDGKTYKYDKKHLFGYGKETETFSPGNDNVTIYEKGWKIKPLICYDLRFPVWCRNIFPYYDVLVFVASWPKARINAWRQLLIARAIENQCFVIGVNRIGTDGNGLEYNGQSMLIDFQGEIIAEAGDAENIISAQLNYQDLQDFRKKFPFLNDMDSFHF comes from the coding sequence TGTATTGGGAAAATACCGATGCCAATCTTTCACATTTTGAGGAAATTCTGGAAAAAATTCCTGCTGAAACTGACCTCGTAATCTTCCCGGAAATGTTTAACACGGGTTTCAGCATGGAGGTATCAGAACCCATGAATTTTTCGACCCATAAATGGATGAAAAACATGGCTTCTAAGCACCAGAGCCACATTTTGGGCTCATTGGCTGTAAAAGAAGGTGATGCCAAATACAACAGGGCTCTATTGGTAAACCCCGATGGTAAGACTTACAAATACGACAAAAAGCACCTTTTTGGATACGGAAAAGAAACCGAAACTTTTTCGCCTGGCAATGACAACGTGACCATCTACGAAAAAGGATGGAAAATCAAGCCTCTGATATGCTACGACTTAAGGTTCCCGGTTTGGTGTAGAAATATTTTTCCCTACTATGATGTGCTGGTTTTTGTAGCCTCATGGCCAAAAGCGAGAATTAATGCCTGGAGGCAGCTATTAATAGCCAGAGCCATTGAAAATCAATGCTTTGTGATTGGAGTTAACAGAATTGGAACCGATGGAAATGGGCTGGAATATAACGGACAAAGTATGTTAATTGATTTTCAGGGAGAAATAATCGCAGAAGCTGGGGATGCAGAAAACATCATTTCTGCTCAACTCAACTACCAGGATCTTCAGGATTTTAGGAAAAAATTTCCGTTTCTAAATGACATGGATTCGTTTCATTTCTGA
- a CDS encoding ion transporter has product MECPQYQVHREKGLSFIINISLSVLIFLNTIAIILNTIPSLSSTYHHIFWDFEVFSVIIFSIEYLLRLWSCVESRFYTHKFWGRIKFIFSFWGIVDLLAIAPFFLSAFVTDFGVIRMLRLLRILRLFRMSKYFHAFRIIKNVLTSKREELILAFSFIIFLILFSSSLMYFLEHPVQPENFSSIPAALWWGVNTMTTVGYGDIYPITLAGKILGSLVAISGISLFALPAGIIASGFNEHIRGYKNEQGKVKCPYCQAEYYLAEKHKHQH; this is encoded by the coding sequence CTGGAGTGCCCTCAATATCAGGTACACCGAGAAAAAGGCCTTAGCTTTATTATCAATATATCACTTTCGGTATTGATATTTCTAAATACTATTGCCATTATTCTAAATACCATTCCTAGCTTATCTTCCACTTACCATCATATATTCTGGGACTTTGAAGTTTTTTCAGTAATTATTTTTTCAATTGAATATCTGTTACGGCTATGGTCATGTGTTGAAAGCCGTTTCTATACCCATAAGTTTTGGGGAAGAATAAAATTTATTTTTTCTTTTTGGGGTATTGTTGATTTATTGGCTATTGCTCCGTTTTTTCTATCTGCCTTTGTTACAGATTTCGGGGTTATAAGGATGTTAAGATTGCTCCGTATTCTGAGGCTGTTCAGAATGAGCAAATATTTTCATGCTTTCAGAATCATAAAAAATGTATTGACCAGCAAAAGAGAGGAGCTGATTCTGGCATTTTCATTTATCATATTTTTAATTTTATTTTCCAGTTCTCTCATGTATTTTCTGGAGCATCCGGTGCAACCTGAAAATTTTTCAAGCATTCCTGCCGCACTTTGGTGGGGTGTAAATACCATGACAACAGTGGGTTATGGAGATATTTATCCAATCACACTTGCCGGAAAAATACTCGGTTCTCTTGTGGCAATTTCCGGAATTTCTCTTTTTGCTTTGCCTGCAGGTATTATTGCATCAGGATTTAATGAGCACATCAGAGGCTATAAAAACGAACAGGGAAAAGTGAAATGTCCTTATTGCCAGGCTGAATATTATCTGGCAGAAAAACATAAACATCAGCATTGA